In Papaver somniferum cultivar HN1 chromosome 1, ASM357369v1, whole genome shotgun sequence, a genomic segment contains:
- the LOC113319966 gene encoding uncharacterized protein LOC113319966 has product MLAPDEESLIIPPDEERCCRNDGVKWRCRNFRINTDTTYCEKHYKYYSEQRRNKKKLKMRGGDDKGDDSGPEIETTDSNCSKRRRLMEEDDMTGGIPTTNDTSADRIVEGGTAKIGTKRKNVQREKGSREIKSFMKTKKPVVELNSPEQYNNKCSELSEELEKKQVDLEKMELELEKMKLELEKKKVDLEKKNVVIEKMKMELEKKNVEGTKLRGELEETRKTAAAKYDDATDYWKKKCSDLESVVLKMENEKSTMKSVESRISNLESLVLGNGKELRCEELRNSEKMESEVRDLQNETTQTGERQKDKNNMSIPTVETSSGGSKDSRVYELKTKGKVLNVKEGRKGWGCFEGRPSQHGSSSQAHLEMSKKIFVNLDSDSDEDGDTLGDPVEMLAIKNWSRNKDEMKWKSEADMLSSFEEDPELCMKAVCALY; this is encoded by the exons ATGCTGGCTCCTGATGAGGAGAGTTTGATCATCCCACCAGATGAAGAGCGTTGTTGCAGAAATGATGGAGTAAAATGGAGATGCAGGAATTTTAGGATAAATACTGATACGACATACTGTGAAAAACATTACAAATACTATTCAGAGCAGCGGCGGAATAAGAAGAAGCTTAAAATGAGAGGTGGAGATGATAAAGGTGATGATTCTGGTCCTGAGATAGAAACTACGGATTCAAATTGCTCGAAACGGCGGCGGCTAATGGAAGAAGATGATATGACAGGGGGAATTCCTACTACTAATGATACCAGCG CTGATAGAATTGTAGAAGGTGGCACTGCAAAAATTGggaccaagaggaaaaatgttcAAAGAGAAAAAGGGTCTAGAGAAATAAAATCATTTATGAAAACTAAGAAACCTGTAGTTGAATTGAATAGCCCGGAGCAATATAATAATAAGTGTTCTGAATTGTCTGAGGAGCTTGAGAAGAAGCAAGTGGATCTGGAGAAGATGGAATTGGAGCTTGAGAAGATGAAATTAGAgcttgagaagaagaaagtggATCTTGAGAAGAAGAATGTGGTAATTGAGAAGATGAAAATGGAGCTTGAGAAGAAGAATGTGGAGGGCACTAAACTCCGGGGTGAATTAGAAGAAACTAGAAAGACTGCTGCTGCTAAATATGATGATGCAACTGATTATTGGAAGAAAAAGTGTTCTGATTTGGAGAGTGTAGTCCTCAAGATGGAAAATGAAAAGTCAACAATGAAATCTGTAGAGTCTCGCATTTCTAATTTGGAGAGCTTAGTCCTTGGGAATGGAAAGGAATTGAGATGTGAAGAATTGCGTAATTCTGAAAAGATGGAGTCTGAAGTGCGGGATTTGCAGAATGAAACTACACAAACTGGTGAAAGGCAAAAGGATAAAAACAACATGAGCATACCTACTGTTGAAACCAGCAGTGGAGGGAGTAAGGATTCTCGCGTGTATGAACTGAAAACCAAAGGGAAGGTGCTAAATGTTAAAGAAGGGAGGAAGGGTTGGGGCTGTTTCGAAGGGAGACCCTCTCAACATGGATCATCATCTCAAGCTCATCTGGAGATGAGTAAGAAGATTTTCGTGAACTTGGACTCAGACTCAGATGAGGATGGTGATACTCTTGGCGACccagtggagatgctggcaatcaaaAATTGGAGTAGGAACAAAGACGAAATGAAATGGAAATCTGAGGCTGATATGCTTTCTTCATTTGAAGAGGATCCTGAGCTATGCATGAAAGCTGTTTGTGCTCTCTATTGA